A stretch of the Lolium perenne isolate Kyuss_39 chromosome 3, Kyuss_2.0, whole genome shotgun sequence genome encodes the following:
- the LOC127341295 gene encoding histone H3.3-like: MARTKCTARKSTGGKAPTKHLRAFYASARKTAPATGGVKKPRRYRPGTVALREIRKYQKGTELLIRKLPFQRMVREIAQVFKIDLRFQSHAVLALQEAAEAYLVGLFEDTNLCAVHAKRVTIMSKDVHLARRIRGERL; this comes from the exons ATGGCTCGAACTAAGTGCACGGCTCGCAAGTCCACCGGAGGAAAGGCTCCTACGAAGCACCTTAGGGCTTTCTAT GCCTCCGCTCGTAAAACAGCTCCCGCAACTGGAGGAGTAAAGAAACCTCGTCGATATCGCCCTGGAACTGTTGCACTTCG TGAAATACGCAAATATCAGAAGGGAACCGAGCTGCTCATAAGGAAGCTACCTTTCCAGAGGATGGTCAGGGAGATTGCTCAAGTTTTCAAG ATTGATCTGCGTTTCCAGAGCCATGCGGTGCTTGCTTTGCAGGAGGCAGCAGAAGCATACCTTGTCGGGCTCTTTGAGGATACCAATCTGTGTGCTGTCCATGCGAAGCGTGTGACCATAATGTCCAAGGACGTTCATCTTGCTAGGAGAATCCGTGGCGAGAGGCTCTAA